In one window of Caenimonas aquaedulcis DNA:
- a CDS encoding crotonase/enoyl-CoA hydratase family protein, with protein sequence MTLPEAPPEGGIHCEQRGALLLIGINRPAKYNGFTPRMFKELGEAYTRLDDDPQLRVGVLHAFGKHFTAGLDLPTIAPLMQRGEKAIPEGMVEPTDLGTPGYRRRTKPMVAAVKGITYTLGIELMLAADIVVAADDCRFSQLEVKRGIMATGGATLRMAERAGLGNAMLHLLTGDEFGPAEALRLNFVQKVVPAGQELEEALRIAEAIAGQAPLAVVATRLNVLKAIEQGPLEAMTDFIATQKRLSGSEDAAEGVRSFVEKRAARFTGS encoded by the coding sequence ATGACGCTTCCCGAAGCGCCGCCCGAAGGCGGCATCCATTGCGAGCAGCGCGGCGCCTTGCTGCTCATCGGCATCAACCGCCCCGCGAAATACAACGGCTTCACGCCGCGCATGTTCAAGGAGCTCGGCGAGGCGTACACGCGTCTCGACGACGACCCGCAGCTGCGCGTGGGCGTGCTGCATGCCTTCGGCAAACACTTCACGGCCGGCCTGGACCTGCCGACGATCGCGCCCTTGATGCAGCGCGGCGAGAAGGCGATTCCGGAGGGGATGGTCGAACCGACGGACCTCGGCACGCCGGGGTATCGCCGCCGCACCAAGCCGATGGTGGCGGCGGTCAAGGGCATCACCTACACGCTGGGCATCGAGCTCATGCTCGCCGCCGACATCGTGGTGGCGGCCGACGACTGCCGCTTCTCTCAGCTGGAAGTCAAGCGCGGCATCATGGCCACGGGCGGTGCGACGCTGCGCATGGCAGAGCGCGCGGGCCTGGGCAATGCGATGCTGCACCTGCTGACGGGCGACGAGTTCGGTCCCGCCGAAGCGCTGCGGCTGAACTTCGTGCAGAAGGTGGTGCCTGCCGGGCAGGAGCTGGAGGAGGCGCTTCGCATCGCGGAGGCCATCGCCGGCCAGGCCCCGCTGGCCGTGGTCGCCACGCGCCTGAACGTGCTGAAGGCGATCGAGCAGGGCCCGCTGGAAGCGATGACGGATTTCATCGCGACGCAGAAGCGGCTGTCGGGCAGCGAAGATGCTGCCGAGGGCGTGAGGTCCTTCGTTGAGAAACGGGCAGCGCGATTCACGGGAAGCTGA
- a CDS encoding metallopeptidase TldD-related protein: MAYDTDLLSPASSALDMMRAAGFEHAQVTASRSALDELNANENVPTLLRSTESFKLQLQGIVDGRSASAEVVGFDKERVQSAIADLFADAGSAPRDDANAVSSGQTAKIVRGPQQGDREQLAGSIAQVLAFREREAPQMMVRQAEAQHHLYGWQTLTTGGSDLSGSLGWYSFVVGGTARDGAKSSSMAYTWGNTDQLSSAPIEQQFGIADMFRSALKQIETRPVDSKFEGDVVLMPHAVESLMGWLLGQLGDMQLIAGSSVYRERVGQQIASPLFTLRSRFDASGVAPVSADAFVTPDLTVVDQGTLKTLTPTLYGSRKTGLRHVPVAPGGWDVAPGTTPLADMVGGVRRGALVGRLSMGAPAPNGNFSGVIKNSFAIDGGEVGPALSETMITGNMAKMLQDITAVSRETQDGSGVRLPWLRISGLHFS, translated from the coding sequence ATGGCGTACGACACCGACCTCCTTTCTCCCGCCTCGTCGGCGCTGGACATGATGCGCGCCGCGGGCTTCGAGCATGCGCAAGTCACCGCGTCGCGCTCGGCGCTCGACGAACTCAACGCCAACGAGAACGTGCCCACGCTGCTGCGCAGCACCGAATCCTTCAAGCTGCAGCTGCAGGGCATCGTCGACGGGCGCTCCGCGTCCGCCGAGGTCGTGGGCTTCGACAAGGAGCGCGTGCAGTCCGCGATCGCCGACCTGTTCGCCGATGCCGGCTCCGCGCCCCGCGACGACGCGAACGCGGTGTCCTCCGGCCAAACCGCGAAGATCGTGCGCGGGCCGCAGCAGGGCGACCGCGAGCAGCTCGCCGGCAGCATCGCGCAGGTGCTTGCGTTCCGCGAACGCGAGGCGCCGCAGATGATGGTGCGCCAGGCGGAGGCGCAGCACCACCTGTACGGCTGGCAGACGCTCACGACCGGCGGCAGCGACCTCTCGGGCAGCCTCGGCTGGTATTCCTTCGTCGTGGGCGGCACCGCGCGCGACGGCGCGAAGTCCAGCTCCATGGCCTATACCTGGGGCAACACGGACCAACTCTCGTCCGCGCCGATCGAGCAGCAGTTCGGCATCGCCGACATGTTCCGCTCCGCGCTGAAGCAGATCGAAACCCGGCCCGTGGACAGCAAGTTCGAAGGCGACGTCGTGCTCATGCCGCACGCGGTCGAGTCGCTGATGGGATGGCTGCTCGGGCAGCTGGGCGACATGCAGCTGATCGCCGGCAGCTCGGTGTACCGCGAGCGGGTCGGCCAGCAGATCGCATCGCCGCTCTTCACGCTGCGCAGCCGCTTCGACGCGTCCGGGGTGGCGCCGGTGTCGGCGGATGCGTTCGTGACGCCGGACCTCACGGTGGTTGACCAAGGCACGCTCAAGACGCTGACGCCCACGCTCTACGGCAGCCGCAAGACGGGCTTGCGGCACGTGCCGGTCGCGCCCGGCGGCTGGGACGTCGCGCCGGGTACGACGCCGCTGGCGGACATGGTGGGCGGCGTGCGGCGCGGCGCGCTCGTGGGCCGCCTGTCGATGGGCGCGCCCGCGCCGAATGGCAACTTCTCCGGCGTGATCAAGAACAGCTTCGCGATCGACGGCGGCGAGGTCGGGCCGGCGCTGTCGGAGACCATGATCACCGGCAACATGGCGAAGATGCTGCAGGACATCACCGCCGTGAGCCGCGAGACGCAGGACGGCTCCGGCGTACGCCTGCCGTGGTTGCGAATCTCGGGCCTGCATTTTTCCTGA
- a CDS encoding MarR family winged helix-turn-helix transcriptional regulator has protein sequence MAQKFDPDQALLLDNQLCFALYSTSLAMTKLYKPMLDELGLTYPQYLAMLALWERDGLMVSELGEKLFLDSGTLTPLLKRLEAAGYIARIRDVQDERRVHITLTAAGRRLKAKAQKIPGCILTAAQCSVPELIGLTQQIRGLRERLAG, from the coding sequence ATGGCGCAAAAATTCGATCCTGACCAGGCCCTGCTGCTCGACAACCAGCTGTGCTTCGCGCTCTATTCCACATCGCTCGCGATGACCAAGCTCTACAAGCCGATGCTCGACGAGCTCGGCCTCACCTACCCGCAATACCTCGCCATGCTCGCCCTCTGGGAGCGCGACGGTTTGATGGTGTCCGAGCTCGGCGAGAAGCTCTTCCTCGACTCCGGCACCCTCACGCCCCTCCTCAAGCGGCTCGAAGCCGCCGGCTACATCGCCCGCATCCGCGACGTGCAGGACGAGCGGCGCGTGCACATCACCCTCACCGCCGCGGGCCGCAGGCTCAAGGCGAAGGCGCAGAAGATTCCCGGCTGCATCCTCACGGCCGCCCAGTGTTCCGTTCCCGAGCTCATCGGGCTCACGCAGCAGATTCGCGGCTTGCGCGAACGGCTCGCGGGCTGA
- a CDS encoding fumarylacetoacetate hydrolase family protein produces MRIAAYIHQGQPAVGLVSPDLQSIRPFALDAAQCALGALPLIEALSRGEALPATGAAVPLAQVKLTAPIPRPRRNIFCVGKNYHAHAKEFAGSGFDSSAKAGGDVPAVPIYFTKVPESVIGQGEAIRIVPEVSTAIDYEAELAVIIGTGGKGITKADAMKHVWGYTIVNDVTARDWQSRHLQWVLGKSFDTFCPMGPWLVSADECDGTKTQVRCFVNGEERQNASTTDLIFDIPTLIETLSAGITLYPGDVIATGTPVGVGIGFKPPKYLKAGDVVRVEIDGIGALENPVL; encoded by the coding sequence ATGAGGATCGCCGCCTACATCCACCAGGGCCAGCCCGCTGTCGGGCTGGTGTCGCCCGACCTGCAGTCGATCCGGCCGTTCGCGCTGGATGCGGCGCAATGCGCGCTCGGCGCGCTGCCGCTCATCGAGGCGCTCTCGCGCGGCGAGGCGCTGCCCGCCACGGGGGCGGCGGTGCCCCTGGCCCAGGTGAAGCTGACCGCGCCGATCCCGCGGCCGCGCCGCAACATCTTCTGCGTAGGAAAGAATTACCACGCCCATGCGAAGGAATTCGCGGGAAGCGGCTTCGACAGCAGCGCCAAGGCAGGGGGCGACGTGCCGGCGGTGCCCATCTATTTCACCAAGGTGCCCGAATCGGTGATCGGCCAGGGCGAGGCGATCCGCATCGTGCCCGAAGTCTCCACCGCCATCGACTACGAGGCCGAGCTCGCCGTCATCATCGGCACGGGCGGCAAGGGCATCACCAAGGCGGACGCGATGAAGCACGTCTGGGGCTACACGATCGTCAACGACGTGACCGCGCGCGACTGGCAGAGCCGCCACCTGCAGTGGGTGCTGGGCAAGTCCTTCGACACCTTCTGCCCGATGGGCCCCTGGCTCGTCAGCGCCGACGAATGCGACGGCACGAAGACGCAGGTGCGCTGCTTCGTGAACGGCGAGGAGCGCCAGAACGCGTCCACCACCGACCTCATCTTCGACATCCCGACGCTGATCGAGACGCTGTCGGCCGGCATCACGCTGTATCCGGGCGACGTCATCGCCACTGGCACGCCGGTGGGCGTGGGCATCGGCTTCAAACCGCCGAAGTACCTGAAGGCCGGCGACGTGGTGCGGGTGGAGATCGACGGCATCGGCGCGCTGGAAAACCCCGTCCTGTAA
- a CDS encoding methyltransferase family protein, translating to MQLFILLFIALCVAFALEEFVLIKPVSTIAQSDPVSRWIELLAIWVPAIGMSITGATVRAFGELWMQGLVNAIGVILCLAGLALRYWSRRVLGRFFTIGVVRQEGHRVVREGPYRHVRHPGYLAFVLFYAGLPLVVGSWLGLLVLAVPALSIFAVLVTVEDRKLEQELGADYTQYKAESARMIPGIW from the coding sequence ATGCAGCTCTTCATCCTGCTCTTCATCGCGCTGTGCGTTGCATTCGCGCTGGAAGAGTTCGTGCTGATCAAGCCGGTGTCCACCATCGCGCAGTCCGACCCGGTGAGCCGCTGGATCGAGCTGCTCGCGATCTGGGTGCCCGCCATCGGCATGTCGATCACCGGGGCCACGGTACGCGCCTTCGGCGAGTTGTGGATGCAGGGGCTGGTCAACGCGATCGGCGTGATCCTGTGCCTCGCCGGGCTCGCGCTGCGGTACTGGTCGCGGCGCGTGCTGGGCCGCTTTTTCACCATCGGCGTCGTGCGGCAGGAGGGCCACCGCGTGGTGCGTGAAGGCCCCTACCGGCACGTGCGGCACCCCGGCTACCTCGCCTTCGTCCTGTTCTACGCGGGCCTGCCTCTGGTGGTGGGTAGCTGGCTCGGCCTTCTCGTGCTCGCAGTGCCGGCACTGTCCATCTTCGCAGTGCTCGTCACGGTGGAAGACCGCAAGCTCGAGCAGGAGCTGGGCGCCGACTACACGCAATACAAGGCCGAATCGGCGCGCATGATCCCCGGCATCTGGTGA
- a CDS encoding DUF2855 family protein, with translation MSTTTLLVRQDRLGESRLRSTDPQPLADGQVRVRIDRFALTSNNITYAAFGDAMNYWKFFPTGEDGWGIVPVWGFGTVVQSLHPGVAVGEHLYGYWPMGNEAVLQPARLSSSGFSDAAPHRAELHAVYNQYLRCNADPFYTPDTQDVQALLRPLFVTSWLIDDFLADNDFFGATTMLLSSASSKTAYGTAFQLAQRPGIEVVGLTSAANRAFCESLGCYTRVLAYEELDRIAADTPCVYIDFAGNADLRKRVHTRFSQLRYSCSIGGTHVEQLGGAKDLPGPRATLFFAPAQIKKRQGDWGPQELGKRLVQAWHAFREKVSRPDAPWLRVEEHRGAQAVQAAYAQVLGGRGDPRAGHMLSLLD, from the coding sequence ATGAGCACCACCACCCTCCTCGTGCGCCAGGACCGGCTGGGCGAATCGCGCCTGCGCAGCACCGACCCCCAGCCCCTCGCCGACGGCCAGGTGCGCGTGCGCATCGACCGCTTCGCGCTCACGTCCAACAACATCACCTACGCCGCGTTCGGCGACGCGATGAACTACTGGAAGTTCTTTCCCACCGGGGAAGACGGCTGGGGCATCGTGCCGGTGTGGGGCTTCGGCACGGTGGTGCAGTCGCTGCATCCCGGCGTCGCCGTCGGCGAGCACCTCTACGGCTACTGGCCGATGGGGAACGAAGCCGTGCTGCAGCCTGCGCGCCTGTCGAGCAGCGGGTTCAGCGACGCGGCGCCGCACCGCGCCGAACTGCACGCCGTCTACAACCAGTACCTGCGCTGCAACGCGGATCCGTTCTACACGCCGGACACGCAGGACGTGCAGGCGCTGCTGCGGCCGCTCTTCGTCACCTCCTGGCTGATCGACGATTTCCTCGCGGACAACGACTTCTTCGGCGCGACGACGATGCTGCTCTCCAGCGCCTCGAGCAAGACGGCGTACGGCACCGCGTTCCAGCTGGCGCAGCGCCCCGGCATCGAAGTCGTCGGCCTCACGTCCGCCGCCAATCGCGCGTTCTGCGAGAGCCTGGGCTGCTACACGCGCGTGCTGGCCTACGAGGAGCTGGACCGGATCGCCGCGGATACACCGTGCGTCTACATCGACTTCGCCGGCAACGCGGACTTGCGCAAGCGCGTCCACACGCGCTTTTCGCAGCTCAGGTACAGCTGCTCCATCGGCGGCACGCACGTGGAGCAGCTCGGCGGCGCGAAGGACCTCCCCGGCCCGCGCGCGACGCTCTTCTTCGCACCGGCGCAGATCAAGAAGCGCCAGGGCGACTGGGGACCGCAGGAGCTGGGCAAGCGGCTGGTGCAGGCCTGGCATGCCTTCCGCGAGAAGGTCTCGCGCCCCGACGCGCCGTGGCTGCGCGTCGAGGAGCATCGCGGCGCGCAAGCCGTGCAAGCGGCCTATGCGCAGGTGCTGGGCGGCCGAGGCGATCCGCGCGCCGGACACATGCTGTCGCTTCTCGACTGA
- a CDS encoding CAP domain-containing protein gives MVPSSRALRASLCAALVAFIAGCGGGDAPVAPLRADRPRTGPVPPAAPDSTQGLQPSHDPGGRQAQASTNGGYVIDAANRAQVLLFYRTVYASSTSAAIGWTGHLASCDAGDASADFRAAELRRINWFRAMAGVPASVQFDTGFNQKAQQAAMLMAANNSLSHTPPANWTCYNATAAEAAGKSNLALGRYGADSISDGYMRDSGDNNAAAGHRRWVLYPQTQLMGAGDVDGGVRANALWVIDANYFNPRPAVRDDFVAWPPKGYAPYPVVYPRWSFAYPNADFSAATVTMTENGVPIATRKEVPVNGVGENALVWFPGAYVDGMNWAKPSGDTVYQVTVSNVVVNGFARSFSYTTTVFDPDATASDPLAISGSSTLDAGQAGTYSFNAVTGATSYEWRTLATTPYTLVDGAEAGTGNFTLSTSAGYAVIASDVSASGAASFHFAQPQATDQTMTLNQALAATASSTLQFASRLGLSTPMQRALVEVSVDDGANWTAVFEQAGQQNGTTSSFGETSFSTKSISLAAYANRTIRLRWRYAVGQGSWYPQSSTGIGWYVDAIQLAGFSAVSANPPTEAVTTSFQATAGSGSFALQARAGMYGYYSDWGLLKPVSVTAAATGPDCLFNWAEANYPGLFSPPSASQTIGAYYFRHYAATGFYLGVSSQDSNVYYLNGGSVPTSAGTRTYWFGQTGCSP, from the coding sequence ATGGTTCCTTCTTCGCGCGCGCTGCGCGCATCGCTCTGCGCCGCGCTGGTCGCGTTCATCGCAGGTTGCGGCGGTGGCGACGCGCCCGTTGCGCCGCTGCGCGCGGACCGGCCGCGCACGGGCCCGGTGCCGCCGGCGGCCCCCGATTCGACGCAGGGCCTGCAGCCTTCGCATGATCCCGGTGGCCGGCAGGCCCAGGCCTCCACCAACGGCGGATACGTCATCGACGCCGCCAATCGCGCGCAGGTGCTGCTTTTCTACCGCACGGTGTATGCGTCTTCCACCTCGGCGGCGATCGGGTGGACGGGCCATCTCGCCAGCTGCGATGCCGGCGACGCCTCGGCCGATTTCCGCGCTGCTGAGCTTCGCCGCATCAACTGGTTCCGCGCGATGGCCGGCGTGCCCGCGTCGGTGCAGTTCGACACGGGCTTCAACCAGAAGGCGCAGCAGGCCGCGATGCTGATGGCGGCCAACAACAGCCTCAGCCACACCCCGCCGGCCAACTGGACCTGCTACAACGCCACGGCGGCGGAAGCGGCGGGCAAGTCGAACCTCGCGCTCGGCCGTTACGGCGCGGACAGCATCAGCGACGGCTACATGCGCGATTCCGGCGACAACAACGCCGCGGCGGGCCATCGCCGCTGGGTGCTGTATCCGCAGACGCAACTGATGGGCGCGGGCGATGTGGACGGCGGCGTGCGCGCCAACGCGTTGTGGGTGATCGACGCGAACTATTTCAACCCGCGGCCGGCGGTGCGCGACGACTTCGTGGCGTGGCCGCCCAAGGGCTATGCACCCTACCCGGTGGTCTATCCGCGCTGGTCGTTCGCGTATCCCAACGCCGACTTCTCCGCCGCCACGGTCACGATGACCGAGAACGGCGTGCCCATCGCGACGCGCAAGGAGGTGCCTGTCAACGGCGTCGGGGAGAACGCGCTGGTGTGGTTCCCAGGCGCGTACGTCGATGGCATGAATTGGGCGAAGCCCTCGGGCGATACGGTGTACCAGGTCACCGTGTCGAACGTGGTCGTTAACGGCTTTGCGAGGAGTTTCAGCTACACGACGACGGTCTTTGATCCCGATGCGACCGCTTCGGACCCGTTGGCGATCAGCGGCAGCTCGACGCTCGACGCGGGGCAGGCGGGCACGTACAGCTTCAACGCCGTGACGGGCGCGACCTCCTATGAGTGGCGCACGCTCGCCACCACGCCGTACACGCTGGTGGATGGCGCCGAGGCAGGCACGGGCAACTTCACGCTGTCGACCAGCGCAGGGTATGCGGTGATCGCCTCCGATGTGTCGGCGAGCGGCGCCGCGTCCTTCCACTTTGCGCAGCCGCAGGCCACGGACCAGACGATGACGCTGAACCAGGCGCTCGCGGCCACTGCTTCGTCGACCCTGCAATTCGCAAGCCGCCTCGGACTGTCGACGCCCATGCAGCGCGCGCTGGTGGAGGTCTCGGTCGACGACGGCGCGAACTGGACCGCCGTCTTCGAGCAGGCGGGCCAGCAGAACGGCACCACGTCGTCGTTCGGCGAGACTTCGTTCAGCACCAAGTCGATCTCGCTGGCCGCGTACGCGAACCGCACGATCCGCCTGCGCTGGCGCTACGCGGTAGGGCAGGGCAGCTGGTACCCGCAATCCAGCACCGGCATCGGCTGGTACGTGGACGCCATCCAGCTCGCCGGCTTCTCCGCGGTGAGTGCCAATCCGCCGACGGAGGCCGTGACGACCAGCTTCCAGGCGACCGCAGGCTCGGGCAGCTTTGCGCTGCAGGCGCGCGCCGGCATGTATGGCTACTACTCCGATTGGGGATTGCTCAAGCCCGTGAGCGTGACCGCCGCCGCGACAGGGCCGGATTGCCTGTTCAACTGGGCGGAGGCGAATTACCCCGGACTGTTCTCGCCGCCTTCCGCGTCGCAGACGATCGGTGCGTACTACTTCCGCCACTATGCGGCGACGGGCTTCTACCTGGGTGTCTCCTCGCAGGACAGCAACGTGTACTACCTGAACGGGGGCTCCGTTCCGACCAGTGCGGGCACGCGCACCTATTGGTTCGGGCAGACGGGCTGCTCGCCTTGA
- a CDS encoding tripartite tricarboxylate transporter substrate binding protein yields MKRRIVLAASALLLSAAGLAQAQTYPTKPITMIVPFPPGGLADIVARPVAEAMSRDLGQPVVIENRAGAGGGIGMAYVSKAPADGYTILMSLSSLTVLPEADVVLGRAQMYALNSLRPIARFTADPTVLAVRADAPWKTVKDFVEDAKAHPGTINYGSSGNYGTMHVPMEILAQQAGMKMTHVPYTGAAPAVVALLGGQIQALSTGPATVLQHVKAGKVRVLAHWGTGKLESMPDVPSLKDSGYNAEYAQWSGLFIPANTPDAVAQRLRAAARAAAADAKVKDIILNAGSPVLYQDTPDFEKYVQADAKRMADVVKKIGKVE; encoded by the coding sequence ATGAAACGCCGCATCGTCCTGGCCGCCTCCGCCCTGCTGCTGTCCGCCGCCGGGCTGGCCCAAGCCCAAACCTATCCCACCAAGCCGATCACGATGATCGTGCCCTTCCCGCCGGGCGGCCTGGCCGACATCGTCGCGCGGCCCGTGGCCGAAGCGATGTCGCGCGATCTCGGCCAGCCGGTCGTGATCGAGAACCGCGCCGGCGCGGGCGGCGGCATCGGCATGGCCTACGTGTCGAAAGCGCCCGCCGACGGCTACACGATCCTCATGTCGCTCTCGTCGCTCACGGTACTGCCGGAGGCGGACGTCGTGCTCGGCCGTGCGCAGATGTATGCGCTCAATTCGCTGCGCCCGATCGCGCGCTTCACCGCCGACCCGACCGTGCTGGCCGTTCGCGCGGACGCGCCGTGGAAGACCGTGAAGGACTTCGTCGAGGACGCGAAGGCGCATCCGGGCACCATCAACTACGGCTCGTCGGGCAACTACGGCACGATGCACGTGCCGATGGAAATCCTCGCGCAACAGGCGGGGATGAAGATGACGCACGTCCCCTATACCGGCGCGGCGCCTGCCGTGGTCGCGCTGCTTGGCGGGCAGATCCAGGCGCTGTCCACCGGGCCCGCCACGGTGCTGCAGCACGTGAAGGCCGGCAAGGTGCGCGTGCTCGCCCACTGGGGCACGGGCAAGCTCGAATCCATGCCGGACGTCCCCTCGCTGAAGGACTCGGGTTACAACGCGGAATACGCGCAGTGGTCGGGCCTGTTCATCCCCGCGAACACGCCGGATGCGGTGGCGCAGCGCCTGCGCGCCGCGGCGCGCGCCGCCGCCGCCGATGCGAAGGTGAAGGACATCATCCTGAACGCCGGCAGCCCGGTGCTCTACCAGGACACGCCGGACTTCGAGAAGTACGTGCAGGCCGACGCGAAGCGCATGGCGGACGTGGTGAAGAAGATCGGCAAGGTGGAGTGA
- a CDS encoding serine/threonine protein kinase, with the protein MSSHPYEVLTPDAVMDALDAVGLRGDGRLLALSSYENRVYLAHLEEPVQGHGAIVAKFYRPGRWSEAQILEEHAFSAELAEAEIPAVAPLVLNGATLHHHAGFAFSVSPRRGGRAPELDDGEVLEWIGRFLARIHIVGGKRAFETRPALDVHTFGEEPRQWLLEHQKIPLDVQSAWEKQCDIALRMIADTALGGNTDAGTRFLRLHGDCHPGNILWTPDAGPHFVDLDDARMGPAVQDMWMLLSGDRAQRQKQLGALVDGYEQMREFDHEELALVEPLRTLRLIHYSAWLARRWADPIFPINFPWFGSSDYWQGQVQMLEEQIEAMAEPALVV; encoded by the coding sequence ATGTCTTCACATCCCTACGAGGTGCTCACGCCCGACGCAGTCATGGACGCGCTCGATGCCGTCGGCCTGCGCGGCGACGGCCGCCTGCTCGCGCTGAGCTCCTACGAAAACCGCGTCTACCTCGCGCACCTGGAAGAGCCGGTGCAGGGCCATGGCGCGATCGTCGCCAAGTTCTACCGGCCGGGCCGCTGGAGCGAGGCGCAGATCCTGGAGGAGCACGCGTTCTCCGCCGAACTCGCCGAAGCGGAAATCCCCGCCGTCGCGCCGCTGGTGCTCAACGGTGCGACCCTGCACCACCACGCCGGCTTCGCCTTCAGCGTCAGTCCGCGGCGCGGCGGGCGTGCGCCCGAACTCGACGACGGCGAAGTGCTGGAGTGGATCGGCCGCTTCCTCGCGCGCATCCACATCGTGGGCGGCAAGCGCGCTTTCGAGACCCGGCCCGCGCTCGACGTCCACACCTTCGGCGAGGAGCCGAGACAGTGGCTGCTCGAACACCAGAAGATCCCGCTGGACGTGCAGTCCGCATGGGAGAAGCAGTGCGACATCGCGCTGCGCATGATCGCGGACACCGCGCTGGGCGGCAACACCGACGCCGGCACGCGATTCCTGCGCCTGCACGGCGACTGCCATCCGGGCAACATCCTCTGGACGCCCGATGCCGGCCCGCACTTCGTGGACCTCGACGACGCGCGCATGGGGCCAGCGGTGCAGGACATGTGGATGCTGCTCTCGGGCGACCGCGCGCAACGGCAAAAGCAACTCGGTGCACTGGTGGACGGCTACGAGCAGATGCGCGAATTCGACCACGAGGAGCTCGCGCTGGTCGAACCGCTGCGCACCCTGCGCCTCATCCACTACAGCGCGTGGCTCGCGCGGCGCTGGGCCGACCCGATCTTCCCGATCAACTTTCCGTGGTTCGGCAGCAGCGACTACTGGCAGGGCCAGGTGCAGATGCTGGAGGAGCAGATCGAGGCGATGGCGGAGCCGGCGCTGGTGGTGTAG
- a CDS encoding organic hydroperoxide resistance protein translates to MTTKLDKVLYTAKAHTTGGRDGQSRTDDGRLDIKLSPPGQPGNGTNPEQLFAAGYSACFIGAMKAVAAKTKATLPQDLAIDAEVDLGPTPGAYGIAVRMNVSLPGMDRAAAQALLDAAHQVCPYSNATRGNIDVAINLV, encoded by the coding sequence ATGACCACCAAACTCGACAAAGTGCTGTACACCGCCAAGGCCCACACCACGGGCGGCCGCGACGGGCAGTCGCGCACCGACGACGGCCGCCTCGACATCAAGCTGTCGCCCCCCGGCCAGCCGGGCAACGGCACCAACCCCGAGCAGCTGTTCGCGGCCGGTTACTCCGCCTGCTTCATCGGCGCGATGAAGGCCGTCGCCGCCAAGACCAAGGCGACGCTGCCGCAGGACCTCGCGATCGACGCGGAAGTCGACCTCGGCCCCACGCCCGGCGCCTACGGCATCGCCGTGCGCATGAACGTCAGCCTGCCGGGCATGGACCGTGCCGCCGCCCAGGCGCTGCTCGACGCCGCGCACCAGGTCTGCCCGTACTCCAACGCGACCCGCGGCAACATCGACGTCGCGATCAACCTGGTCTGA